From a single Alkalihalophilus pseudofirmus genomic region:
- the ablA gene encoding lysine 2,3-aminomutase has translation MWMDLYKPDRHWKEISLWKDVTDEQWNDWIWQLTNTIRTLDDLKQVINLTPEEEEGVRISTKTIPLNITPYYASLMNPDDPRCPIRMQSVPIGEEIYKTKYDMEDPLEEDEDSPVAGLTHRYPDRVLFLVTNQCSMYCRYCTRRRFSGQIGMGVPKKQLDGAIDYIKNTPEVRDVLISGGDGLLINDTILEYILKNLRAIPHVEIIRIGTRAPVVFPQRITENLCNILKKYHPVWLNTHFNTSIEITEESKKACEMLVNSGVPVGNQAVILAGINDSVPIMKKLCQDLVKIRVRPYYIYQCDLSEGIGHFRAPVSKGLEIIEGLRGHTSGYSVPTFVVDAPHGGGKITLQPNYMISQSPEKVVLRNFEGVITTYPEPENYTAGTADEYFNGVYPDTALKHTDVGIASLLNDSQPTLTPKSLKRHERRVAYQSTGEHTTLKDKREKRDQLKEKKYQAELKKNAPKEEQPEQEESKEKEA, from the coding sequence ATGTGGATGGATTTATACAAACCTGATCGTCATTGGAAAGAGATATCTTTATGGAAAGATGTCACAGATGAGCAGTGGAACGACTGGATTTGGCAGCTCACTAATACCATTCGTACGTTAGATGACTTAAAGCAAGTAATCAATCTGACGCCTGAAGAAGAAGAGGGCGTGCGGATTTCGACGAAAACGATTCCGCTAAATATTACTCCTTACTATGCTTCATTAATGAATCCAGATGACCCGAGATGTCCGATTCGAATGCAGTCGGTGCCGATTGGAGAAGAAATTTACAAAACGAAATATGATATGGAAGATCCGTTAGAAGAAGATGAGGATTCTCCTGTTGCGGGCCTTACACACCGCTATCCAGATCGAGTGTTATTCCTTGTAACTAATCAATGCTCGATGTATTGCCGCTACTGTACACGCCGCAGGTTCTCCGGGCAGATTGGGATGGGCGTTCCGAAAAAGCAATTAGACGGGGCGATTGACTATATTAAAAACACACCTGAGGTTCGTGATGTTTTAATTTCTGGCGGTGACGGTTTATTAATTAATGACACGATCCTTGAATATATTTTGAAGAATTTACGCGCTATTCCGCATGTGGAAATCATTCGCATCGGAACTCGTGCGCCGGTTGTATTCCCGCAGCGAATAACTGAAAATTTGTGCAATATTTTAAAGAAATACCATCCAGTCTGGCTGAACACGCATTTTAATACGTCGATTGAGATTACTGAAGAGTCTAAGAAAGCCTGTGAAATGCTTGTCAATTCAGGCGTGCCTGTTGGAAACCAAGCAGTTATTCTTGCTGGCATTAATGACAGTGTGCCGATTATGAAAAAGCTATGCCAGGATCTTGTGAAAATTAGAGTAAGACCGTATTACATTTATCAATGCGACTTATCAGAAGGGATCGGGCATTTTAGAGCGCCGGTCTCAAAAGGACTTGAAATTATTGAAGGCTTAAGAGGGCATACATCCGGATACAGTGTACCGACCTTTGTCGTAGATGCTCCGCATGGCGGCGGCAAAATTACTCTTCAGCCAAATTATATGATCTCACAAAGTCCGGAAAAAGTGGTGCTTCGTAACTTTGAAGGCGTAATTACGACCTATCCAGAGCCGGAAAATTATACAGCAGGTACAGCTGATGAGTACTTTAACGGCGTTTATCCTGATACGGCTCTAAAGCATACAGATGTAGGCATTGCTTCTCTTTTAAACGACAGTCAGCCAACATTAACACCGAAATCATTAAAGCGTCATGAGCGTCGCGTGGCATATCAGTCAACCGGTGAACATACAACTTTAAAAGATAAACGTGAAAAGCGTGACCAGCTGAAAGAAAAGAAGTACCAAGCAGAATTAAAAAAGAATGCGCCAAAAGAGGAGCAGCCAGAACAAGAGGAGAGTAAAGAGAAGGAGGCGTAA
- the ablB gene encoding putative beta-lysine N-acetyltransferase, with protein MKETVQKASFTMELTKDDFNKRLRVEAFRGNVDDVAAFLLTEAKSGNYEKVIVQSAASQWQAFLRQGFELEGVLEGFFNGSDAHVMTFYTTDARRTSSAWQEEQDILKAVQKKYVKPHLNDLPLLYQLRKATEVDAEALAHLYKTVFPVYPTPMDQPEYVRKMMAGGSLFCVTEYEGTIISAASADVNETFHHAELTDCATLPEHRAHGLMKHLLLKLEDELRTKSIYCAFSLARAKSFGMNDAFFQLSYSYGGRLTNNCYIFEDLEDMNIWVKDLSQT; from the coding sequence ATGAAAGAAACCGTGCAAAAAGCTTCATTTACAATGGAGCTTACAAAAGATGATTTTAATAAGCGGCTTAGAGTGGAAGCGTTTAGAGGCAATGTAGACGATGTCGCAGCCTTTCTTTTAACAGAGGCCAAGTCAGGAAACTATGAAAAGGTGATTGTTCAATCTGCCGCTAGCCAATGGCAGGCATTTCTCAGGCAGGGGTTTGAATTAGAAGGTGTGCTAGAAGGATTTTTTAATGGAAGCGATGCGCATGTGATGACTTTTTATACAACAGACGCAAGGAGAACAAGTTCAGCTTGGCAAGAAGAGCAAGATATTTTAAAAGCGGTTCAAAAGAAATATGTAAAGCCCCATCTAAATGATCTTCCACTATTATACCAATTGCGAAAAGCGACAGAAGTGGATGCAGAAGCATTGGCCCATCTATATAAAACGGTGTTTCCTGTATACCCTACGCCAATGGATCAGCCAGAGTATGTCCGCAAAATGATGGCGGGCGGCAGTCTTTTCTGTGTGACTGAGTATGAAGGAACCATTATCAGTGCCGCGTCGGCTGATGTAAATGAAACCTTTCATCATGCTGAACTTACGGATTGTGCAACCTTGCCAGAACATAGAGCTCATGGGTTGATGAAGCATCTGCTCTTAAAGTTAGAAGATGAGCTAAGGACAAAAAGTATTTACTGTGCCTTCTCTCTTGCGCGGGCGAAATCATTTGGAATGAATGATGCCTTCTTCCAACTCAGCTATTCATATGGAGGCCGGCTGACGAATAATTGCTACATTTTCGAGGATCTTGAGGATATGAATATTTGGGTAAAGGATTTATCACAAACGTAA
- a CDS encoding sigma-54 interaction domain-containing protein → MFIETIKRPELLEAIIHSIDEAIHVVDASGITIFYNDRAAQNDGISIHDALGKHVLDIFPSLNKENSTLLKVIESGQPIYQQHQSFTNIRGKLIDTVNTTVPIYSGTKLIGAVEIAKDLSTVKQLSQKLIDLQSSVVSQQKPSLTTGATYTWDDLITQDAQMLKVIERAKKAAATSSPIMVYGETGTGKELVVQSIHQSSKRAKETLIAQNCASLPSTLLESMLFGTKKGSYTGAVDRAGLIELAHGGTLFLDELNTMPLDFQSKLLRVLEDGVIRRLGGSQSYQTDVRFVVALNEHPHVCMEKGILRRDLYYRLNVCLLEIPPLRERKADIPLLMEHFRKKYNYTFQKLVTHIDEDVLELSSRYYWPGNVRELEHVVEYAMMMTEGDAIHLDHLPAYLKQELMKHSSVKREQPERKRSLRKTLEETERTLIKEAIQEAKGNVLQAAKRLEIPRQTLQYKLQKLHITYEEGRT, encoded by the coding sequence ATGTTTATTGAAACCATAAAACGACCAGAATTATTAGAAGCCATTATTCATAGTATTGATGAAGCCATTCATGTGGTAGATGCAAGTGGGATCACGATTTTTTATAATGACAGGGCAGCCCAGAATGATGGAATCTCCATACATGATGCCCTCGGAAAACATGTGCTTGATATTTTTCCATCGTTAAATAAAGAAAACAGCACCTTACTCAAGGTCATTGAAAGCGGCCAGCCTATCTACCAGCAGCATCAATCGTTCACAAACATACGGGGGAAGCTTATAGATACCGTGAATACAACGGTTCCGATCTATTCTGGAACAAAATTAATTGGTGCGGTCGAGATTGCCAAAGACCTTTCTACAGTCAAACAGCTCTCACAAAAATTAATCGACCTGCAGTCAAGTGTGGTGAGTCAGCAAAAACCAAGTCTGACCACAGGTGCCACCTATACATGGGATGATCTCATTACACAAGATGCGCAGATGTTGAAAGTGATTGAGCGAGCCAAAAAAGCGGCAGCCACTTCTTCACCTATTATGGTCTATGGCGAAACAGGGACAGGGAAAGAGCTGGTTGTCCAATCCATTCATCAATCTTCAAAAAGAGCAAAGGAAACACTGATCGCGCAAAACTGTGCCTCCCTGCCATCCACGTTGTTAGAGAGTATGTTATTTGGAACGAAGAAGGGGTCTTACACAGGAGCAGTGGACCGGGCGGGTTTAATTGAACTGGCACATGGGGGAACCTTATTTCTAGATGAATTAAATACGATGCCGCTTGATTTTCAAAGTAAATTATTGCGTGTATTAGAAGATGGCGTAATTAGAAGACTCGGAGGCTCACAAAGCTATCAAACGGACGTACGCTTTGTTGTAGCGCTGAATGAGCATCCTCATGTATGTATGGAAAAAGGGATCCTAAGACGAGATCTTTATTACAGACTGAATGTATGCTTGCTTGAGATCCCGCCTTTACGCGAGAGAAAAGCTGATATACCCTTGTTAATGGAGCATTTTAGAAAGAAATATAATTATACGTTTCAAAAGCTTGTTACTCATATTGACGAGGATGTATTAGAGCTTTCTAGCAGGTACTACTGGCCCGGAAATGTGCGAGAACTTGAGCATGTTGTTGAATACGCAATGATGATGACAGAAGGAGATGCGATTCATCTAGACCATCTCCCAGCTTATCTAAAACAAGAGTTGATGAAGCATTCAAGCGTAAAACGAGAGCAGCCAGAGCGAAAGCGTTCATTGCGAAAAACGCTTGAGGAGACCGAGCGAACGTTAATTAAAGAAGCGATTCAAGAAGCAAAAGGAAATGTCTTGCAAGCAGCCAAACGGCTTGAGATACCAAGACAAACACTTCAATACAAGCTGCAAAAATTACACATTACGTACGAGGAGGGCAGAACATGA
- a CDS encoding M14 family zinc carboxypeptidase, with protein sequence MKKITKTMLALSLSGVMTFGALTTAGLPVGAVGNGPNYNGNESIQTSILTTYEELVDYLEKQEQRQQAMELEVIGETVKGRDIYMAKYISNEENPTILFLTQQHGNEQLTTEGAMEFIKHLGTGKTSSVLDNVNILIIPMLNADGAMGDVNFSTDNYIASGDRHLTRTNANNIDLNREHNKPIDEMEPEARALYENVFEKYEIDYLIDLHHQGTQSERDGKLVSGSILYPTNPNVDPAIVEDSKKLGAVVFHEIESKGWGHLGKYNGGSGDNIGRNGIALRYDIATLLFEMRGMSDHTNPTAVLGQKSNGYLIRQTVNTLDSTVKAIADGSIDTVDTSFWETLPFQTTRPSNEE encoded by the coding sequence ATGAAAAAGATCACAAAGACAATGCTAGCATTATCCTTATCAGGTGTTATGACGTTTGGTGCACTGACAACGGCAGGCCTTCCTGTTGGAGCGGTGGGAAATGGTCCAAACTATAATGGGAATGAATCCATTCAAACTTCCATCCTTACTACATATGAAGAATTAGTTGATTACTTAGAGAAGCAAGAACAAAGACAACAAGCAATGGAGCTTGAAGTTATTGGTGAAACAGTTAAAGGCCGTGACATTTATATGGCCAAATATATTTCAAATGAAGAAAATCCTACCATCCTATTTTTAACCCAGCAGCATGGAAATGAGCAGTTAACAACTGAAGGTGCAATGGAGTTTATCAAACATTTAGGAACAGGCAAGACGAGTTCTGTTTTAGATAACGTAAACATTTTAATCATTCCAATGTTGAATGCCGACGGGGCTATGGGTGATGTAAACTTCTCTACGGATAATTACATTGCAAGCGGAGATCGCCACCTAACACGTACGAATGCAAATAATATTGATTTAAACCGTGAGCATAACAAGCCAATCGATGAAATGGAGCCAGAAGCTCGTGCCCTCTATGAAAACGTATTTGAAAAATATGAAATCGATTACTTAATTGACCTTCACCACCAAGGCACTCAAAGCGAGCGTGATGGAAAGCTTGTATCAGGTTCTATTCTTTACCCTACAAATCCAAATGTAGATCCTGCTATTGTTGAGGATTCTAAGAAACTAGGCGCGGTTGTCTTCCATGAAATTGAATCAAAAGGCTGGGGACATCTTGGCAAGTATAATGGTGGCAGCGGCGACAATATCGGCCGTAACGGAATCGCATTGCGTTATGACATCGCTACACTATTATTTGAAATGCGCGGGATGAGTGATCATACGAATCCGACAGCGGTTCTTGGTCAAAAAAGTAACGGCTACTTAATCAGACAAACGGTTAATACACTAGATTCAACAGTAAAAGCCATTGCTGATGGTTCGATTGATACAGTCGACACTAGCTTCTGGGAAACACTCCCTTTCCAAACGACTAGACCATCTAATGAAGAATAA
- the wrbA gene encoding NAD(P)H:quinone oxidoreductase, with protein MGFLEKLFGKPTQKENETMSNVKVAIIYYSSTGTNYKMAKWAEEGAKAQGAEVKLVKIPELAPQAAIDSNPAWKAHVEETKDVPEVTLDDLEWADAFIFSVPTRFGNIPGQVKQFLDTTGGLWFNGKLVNKVASAMSSAQNAHGGQEATILALYTTMHHWGTIVASPGYSDPVTFASGGNPYGTSVTVDQDGNMKEDVEEAVKYQAKRTIDIASRIKRGNE; from the coding sequence ATGGGATTTTTAGAAAAATTATTCGGGAAACCAACCCAAAAGGAGAATGAAACGATGTCAAACGTAAAAGTAGCAATCATTTATTACAGTTCAACAGGTACTAACTACAAGATGGCGAAGTGGGCAGAAGAGGGAGCAAAAGCACAAGGAGCAGAAGTGAAACTAGTTAAGATTCCTGAGCTTGCTCCCCAAGCAGCGATCGATTCAAATCCAGCGTGGAAAGCTCATGTAGAGGAAACAAAGGACGTACCTGAAGTAACGCTTGATGATCTAGAGTGGGCAGATGCATTTATCTTCAGCGTACCTACACGCTTCGGTAACATTCCTGGCCAAGTAAAACAATTCCTTGATACAACTGGCGGACTTTGGTTTAACGGGAAGCTTGTTAATAAAGTAGCAAGTGCAATGAGTTCGGCTCAAAATGCACATGGTGGACAAGAGGCTACGATCTTAGCACTTTATACTACGATGCATCACTGGGGAACGATTGTGGCATCACCAGGTTACTCAGATCCAGTAACATTCGCATCAGGCGGGAATCCATACGGTACAAGTGTAACTGTTGACCAAGATGGAAACATGAAAGAAGACGTAGAAGAAGCAGTAAAATACCAAGCAAAACGTACAATTGACATTGCTTCACGTATTAAAAGAGGAAATGAGTAA
- a CDS encoding ATP-dependent DNA helicase translates to MIKPLPFTISKTENFFDQLGDYVGDVFYDILPEKGYELRDEQIFMAFQVEQAFKQKKTIFAEAGVGTGKTFVYLLYAICYARYMRKPAIISCADETLIEQLVKEGGDIEKLQKALGLNVDVRLAKAREQYVCMKKLDPLSNQTDDEDILRVHDEIPNFVYDQSTSMNAFRSYGDRKEYPWVPNDKWEQIAWDPLQQCSTCDWRHRCGQTLNREYYRHAGDLIICSHDFYMEHVWTKESRKREGQLPLLPEASCVVFDEGHLLEFAAQKALTYRFHSETLTTVLTGYMSQDVREESLFAIEELLALHDEWFDVLRETAKQVEGSQRREVPRTKEMQALASKMDKQVQIILEQLVFDSELFVLEDYHIKMIEEYLEFFSYGLSILLKEDEGIFWLEENATETSFVIMPRLVEDILKKEVFTQNIPFVFSSATLSRNKDFSYMSNSLGIDESLSFSVESPFDYDEQMNIYGHIDQDEEKKWEEIGSKLVENGGRSLILFSSVEEMNRFRSFTEQQNWSFQMIYEGDGEISEAVKEFQFNETTVLCSYHLWEGLDVPGQSLTQVLISSLPFPPQDPVFKAKRMHALDPVEEVDAPYMLLRLRQGIGRLIRSSEDKGAVHIWMNRAQKEKHEASIQEVFPVSLNWK, encoded by the coding sequence TTGATTAAACCATTACCATTTACAATATCAAAAACAGAAAATTTCTTTGATCAATTAGGTGATTATGTCGGAGATGTCTTTTATGACATCTTGCCTGAAAAGGGCTATGAGCTGCGTGATGAGCAGATATTTATGGCTTTTCAAGTGGAGCAGGCGTTTAAACAGAAGAAAACGATCTTTGCAGAGGCTGGAGTAGGGACTGGAAAGACATTTGTTTACCTCCTTTATGCGATTTGTTACGCACGCTATATGCGTAAGCCTGCAATTATTTCCTGTGCAGATGAGACGTTGATCGAGCAGTTAGTGAAAGAAGGCGGAGACATCGAAAAGCTTCAAAAAGCATTAGGACTTAACGTCGATGTTCGTCTTGCAAAAGCGCGTGAACAATATGTCTGTATGAAGAAGCTCGACCCGCTTTCTAACCAAACAGATGATGAGGATATTTTGCGTGTGCATGATGAGATTCCTAACTTTGTGTATGATCAGTCAACCTCAATGAATGCATTTAGAAGCTATGGTGACCGTAAAGAGTATCCATGGGTGCCAAACGATAAATGGGAGCAGATTGCATGGGATCCGTTGCAGCAATGTTCCACCTGTGATTGGCGTCATCGCTGCGGGCAGACGTTAAACCGTGAATATTACCGTCATGCTGGTGATTTGATCATTTGTTCACATGATTTTTATATGGAACATGTGTGGACGAAGGAGTCAAGAAAACGTGAAGGACAGCTGCCGCTATTGCCTGAGGCGAGCTGTGTCGTGTTTGATGAAGGTCATTTATTAGAATTTGCGGCTCAAAAAGCACTAACGTACCGCTTCCACTCTGAGACGTTAACGACTGTCCTTACCGGCTATATGAGCCAGGATGTACGCGAGGAATCATTATTTGCGATTGAGGAGCTTCTTGCTCTTCATGATGAATGGTTTGATGTGCTGAGAGAAACGGCTAAGCAGGTAGAGGGCTCACAAAGACGTGAGGTGCCTCGTACAAAAGAAATGCAAGCTCTAGCTTCTAAAATGGATAAGCAGGTGCAGATTATTTTAGAGCAGCTTGTTTTTGATTCTGAGTTATTTGTGCTTGAAGATTATCATATTAAAATGATTGAAGAGTACTTAGAGTTCTTCTCTTACGGGTTATCGATCTTGTTAAAAGAAGACGAGGGGATTTTCTGGCTTGAAGAGAACGCAACAGAGACCTCCTTTGTTATCATGCCGCGGCTGGTTGAAGATATCTTAAAAAAAGAAGTCTTTACTCAAAACATACCGTTCGTTTTTTCTTCTGCGACATTATCGCGTAATAAAGATTTTTCATATATGTCTAACAGTCTAGGAATTGACGAGTCTCTTTCGTTCTCTGTCGAATCACCATTTGATTATGATGAACAGATGAATATCTATGGCCATATTGATCAAGATGAAGAAAAAAAATGGGAAGAGATCGGCAGTAAGCTTGTTGAAAATGGCGGCCGCTCGCTCATCCTATTTTCTTCTGTAGAAGAAATGAACCGATTTAGGAGCTTTACAGAACAACAAAACTGGTCGTTTCAAATGATCTATGAAGGTGACGGGGAAATAAGTGAAGCGGTGAAAGAGTTTCAATTCAATGAAACAACTGTCTTATGTTCGTATCATTTATGGGAGGGACTTGATGTTCCTGGACAGTCACTAACACAAGTATTGATCTCATCCCTGCCATTCCCGCCACAAGACCCAGTATTTAAAGCGAAGCGAATGCATGCGCTAGATCCTGTTGAAGAAGTAGATGCACCGTATATGCTGTTAAGGCTTCGTCAAGGGATCGGTCGTTTGATTCGCAGCAGTGAAGACAAGGGAGCTGTGCATATTTGGATGAATCGAGCTCAAAAAGAAAAACATGAAGCAAGTATTCAAGAAGTTTTTCCTGTATCACTGAACTGGAAATAA
- a CDS encoding alanyl-tRNA editing protein, whose product MTTKLYYESAYLTHFEASVIKKDTDEQGDYIVLNQTAFYPTGGGQSCDKGLLDDVNVNQVEEIEEEIRHYIENSVFKSGQKVHGQIDWNRRFDHMQQHAGQHILSAAFAELFGYQTVGFHLGSEEVTVDIEVSQLTTDEAEKAVHYANEMIQENRAIEARWVSEEEANRYPLRKELSVKGDIRLVIIPDFDYNGCGGTHPKQTLEVQGLSITGWEKQRNHIRVSFLCGNRVFRQFTEQNQILQKLSQTLNAPSIKLPEKATSLIVKQKELDKELEQLKGELFKYEAIELLDSCEVVSNQSRLFKHFEDRSIKELQQLAKDVVEENDQAVVFFVSETAEKTQLVMAVGKAVNSVQANMMMKKVLPYIDGRGGGNQHFAQGGGNKGADVESLFELVRELF is encoded by the coding sequence ATGACAACAAAACTCTATTATGAATCAGCCTACTTAACACATTTTGAAGCTAGTGTTATAAAGAAGGATACAGACGAACAGGGGGATTACATCGTATTAAATCAAACCGCCTTTTACCCGACTGGAGGTGGACAGTCTTGTGATAAGGGACTGCTAGATGATGTGAACGTTAACCAGGTAGAAGAAATAGAAGAGGAAATAAGACATTATATAGAGAATTCTGTTTTTAAGTCTGGTCAAAAAGTTCATGGTCAAATAGATTGGAATAGGAGATTTGACCATATGCAGCAGCATGCAGGCCAGCATATCTTATCAGCCGCTTTTGCTGAACTGTTTGGCTATCAAACAGTGGGGTTTCATTTAGGCTCAGAAGAAGTAACCGTTGATATAGAAGTTTCTCAACTGACAACAGACGAGGCGGAGAAAGCGGTCCACTATGCAAATGAAATGATCCAAGAAAACCGAGCGATCGAGGCAAGGTGGGTGAGTGAGGAAGAAGCAAATCGTTATCCGCTTCGCAAAGAACTCTCAGTTAAAGGGGATATCAGGCTTGTGATTATTCCTGATTTTGATTACAACGGCTGCGGCGGCACCCATCCAAAACAGACGCTTGAGGTGCAGGGGCTGTCTATTACGGGCTGGGAAAAGCAGCGAAATCATATTCGCGTCAGTTTTTTGTGCGGGAATCGTGTGTTTAGGCAATTCACCGAGCAAAATCAAATTCTACAGAAACTGTCCCAAACACTAAATGCGCCGTCCATTAAACTGCCCGAAAAAGCAACAAGCCTTATTGTGAAACAAAAAGAATTGGATAAAGAGCTGGAGCAGTTAAAGGGTGAATTATTTAAATATGAAGCAATCGAATTACTGGATAGCTGTGAAGTGGTGAGCAATCAATCACGATTATTTAAACACTTCGAAGACCGTTCAATCAAGGAACTGCAGCAGCTTGCGAAAGATGTTGTCGAAGAAAATGATCAGGCTGTGGTCTTTTTTGTATCGGAAACAGCTGAAAAAACTCAACTTGTTATGGCTGTCGGAAAGGCGGTAAATTCTGTTCAAGCGAATATGATGATGAAAAAGGTACTGCCTTATATAGATGGAAGAGGCGGTGGAAATCAACATTTTGCTCAAGGCGGAGGAAATAAAGGGGCGGACGTCGAATCATTATTTGAGCTTGTTAGAGAGTTATTCTAG
- a CDS encoding CgeB family protein, giving the protein MRILYLQSGYGRIYQSFDKSIVKACKALNYPTIFDSYQNALATIMKNKLNHQDIMITMLGFKIPPHILKECKKRGIQTAVWLTEDPYYIDRTLKQIFHYDYIFSIDTAAVSTYKKAGHQNVHYLPLGSDPDIYKPVHQTESLTDLSLVGYPYPDRVELINFLLTHTPYSIQLVGGKWKEYINDLNMYKTLSIHPHWVTPRKANKYFNQAKINLNTHRPFNLAQNENTLQILNESVNNRTFDIATAQGFQLIDNKTDVGKHFEEGKEIISFSTKEDLVRKIDHFLTHNEERKQIAKASYEKAMNKHTFTHRLKEMVTNIILAEMK; this is encoded by the coding sequence ATGCGTATTTTATATTTACAATCAGGATATGGACGGATCTATCAATCTTTTGATAAATCTATTGTTAAAGCATGTAAGGCCTTAAACTACCCTACAATCTTCGACTCCTATCAAAATGCACTTGCTACGATAATGAAAAACAAATTGAACCATCAAGATATCATGATCACAATGCTTGGGTTTAAAATCCCTCCACACATATTAAAAGAATGTAAAAAAAGAGGGATTCAAACCGCTGTGTGGTTAACTGAAGACCCATATTATATTGATCGAACCCTAAAACAAATCTTCCATTATGATTATATATTTTCAATAGATACAGCAGCAGTTAGTACGTATAAGAAAGCTGGACATCAAAATGTTCACTACCTCCCGCTAGGCTCTGATCCAGACATTTATAAGCCTGTTCATCAGACTGAATCACTAACTGATCTATCATTGGTAGGCTACCCTTACCCCGACCGTGTTGAACTGATAAACTTCTTACTCACCCATACTCCTTATTCCATCCAGTTAGTTGGTGGTAAGTGGAAAGAATATATCAATGACTTAAATATGTATAAAACTCTTTCTATCCACCCGCATTGGGTAACACCCAGAAAAGCTAATAAATACTTCAATCAAGCAAAAATCAACCTAAACACACATCGGCCTTTTAATCTTGCCCAAAATGAAAACACACTGCAAATTCTAAATGAAAGTGTGAACAATCGAACGTTTGATATTGCTACAGCACAGGGCTTTCAACTTATTGACAACAAAACAGACGTAGGAAAACATTTTGAAGAAGGAAAAGAAATCATCTCTTTTTCAACTAAAGAAGACTTAGTAAGGAAAATCGATCATTTTCTAACTCATAATGAAGAACGAAAACAAATTGCTAAAGCAAGCTATGAAAAAGCGATGAATAAACATACGTTTACTCATCGCTTAAAGGAAATGGTCACTAACATCATTTTAGCTGAAATGAAATAG
- a CDS encoding glycosyltransferase domain-containing protein, translated as MREANEVKKIAIYTVIIGKYDALLNPAFIDENIDYICFTDDKYLTSSIWKVVLVETLKLDNARESRRYKILPHLYLREYEISMYVDANIKILTDPRPFCLNSIKKAPITLFSHPVRKCIFKEAEVCIKLKKDEPRIIHKQMEFYKSKNYPLNNGLVECGVLIRRHNEQGVINIMNDWWLHVKNYSKRDQLSFNFVTKEVKDGYINLLNMNLRNHECFNVVKRST; from the coding sequence ATGAGAGAAGCTAATGAGGTTAAAAAAATTGCAATTTATACAGTTATTATTGGAAAGTACGACGCTTTACTTAATCCTGCTTTCATTGATGAAAATATTGATTATATTTGTTTTACTGATGATAAATATCTAACTTCTTCCATTTGGAAAGTAGTGTTAGTAGAGACGCTTAAATTAGACAATGCAAGAGAATCAAGAAGATATAAAATTTTACCTCATTTATATTTAAGGGAATATGAAATAAGTATGTATGTAGATGCTAATATCAAAATTTTAACAGACCCAAGACCTTTTTGTTTAAATAGTATAAAAAAAGCTCCTATAACATTGTTTTCCCACCCTGTGAGAAAGTGTATATTCAAAGAAGCCGAGGTTTGTATAAAGCTAAAAAAAGATGAACCAAGGATAATTCACAAACAAATGGAGTTTTACAAGTCTAAGAATTACCCTCTAAATAATGGATTAGTCGAATGTGGCGTACTGATCAGAAGGCATAATGAACAAGGGGTTATAAACATTATGAATGATTGGTGGTTGCATGTGAAAAATTATAGCAAGAGAGACCAATTAAGTTTTAATTTTGTTACTAAAGAAGTAAAAGACGGCTATATTAACTTGCTCAATATGAATTTAAGGAACCATGAATGTTTTAACGTAGTAAAGCGTTCAACTTGA